The Fimbriiglobus ruber genomic sequence GAGCCGTTCGTCCCTGTGCTGGACACGTACCCGGCGGGTGGGGTGATGCGGACCTCGTAGGACCCGGGGACGAGGTCGGTGAACAGGTACTGGCCGCTCGCGTTCGTGGTCGTCGTGATCGGGCTGTTGTTCTGGTCGAGGATCGGGTTGCCGTTGCCGTCGAGGAGTGTGACGGTGACGCCCGGGAGCCCGGTCTCGCCATTGTCGAGTGTGCCGTCGTTGTTGGCGTCGACCCACACGGTGTCGCCGAGGGACAGGGGCTGGAAGACGCCGAAGTCGACGTTCAGGTTGGCGTCGCCTGCGGTGTCCGGGTTGGTACCGGGCGCGGAGAGGGTGACGGAGCCGCTGGTGCTGGTGGTGGGGGTCGTCTGGGTGCCGTGGTCGGTGCTGTTGGTCGGGTCGGTGAACCCGACCCCGGTGGCTGGCTCGTACGGCCCGGTCGGGGCCGTTGGTGCCGGTGCTGGACACGTACCCGGCAGGGCGGGGTGATCTGCACGGTGTACGTACCCGGGATCAGATCGGTGAACAGGTAGTTGCCGTTACCGGCGGTGGTCGTGGTGGCGACCGGGGTGGCCCCGCTGAACAGGACGACGGTGACCCCGTTGAGCCCGGTCTCGCCGTCGAGTGTGCCGTCGTTGTTGGCGTCGACCCACACGGTGTCGCCGAGGGACAGGGGTTGAAGACGCCGAAGTCCTGGTGGTGTCGCTATCGGCGTCGGTGGCCGGGTTGGGGTTGCCGCCCGGGGTCGGGGCCTCGCGGTCGGCTCGGTCCCGAGGCGAGGGTGACGACCGGTCCGGTCACCGCCGCCCGGCTGGGTCGTCCCGTGGTCCTGGGTCCGACCGGACCCGAGCGGGCTGGGCTCGAACGGTCCGGTCGGGCTGCCGTTGTGCCGGTGCTCGATCTGTCCGGCGAGGCCGGGGGGCGATTGGCGGCCGGGATGGAGGTACTGCCGGGATGAGGTCGGTGAACAGTACCCGCCCTGGCGTTCGTGGTGGTCGTGGCGACCGGGGTGGCCGCTGTCGAGGACGACGGTGACCCGTTGAGTCCGTCCTCGCCGTTGTCGAGTGTGCCGTCGTTGTTGGCGTCGACCCACACGGTGTCGCCGAGGGACAGGGGGGAGACGCCGAAGTCGACGTTCAGGTTGGCCGTGTTGGCCCCGCCGGTGCCGGGGTCGGGGTTGCCGGCGGTGCCGGGGGCGGCCAGGGTGACGGCGGCCGAGGTGATGGTGGCCCCGGCGGTGGTCCCGTGGTCGGTGCTGTTGGTCGGGTCGGTGAACCCGACCCCGGTGGCTGGCTCGTACGGCCCGGTCGGGGAGCCGTTGGTGCCGGTGCTGGACACGTACCCGGCAGGCGGGGTGATCTGCACGGTGTACGTACCCGGGATCAGATCGGTGAACAGGTAGTTGCCGTTACCGGCGGTGGTCGTGGTGGCGACCGGGGTGGCCCCGCTGAACAGGACGACGGTGACCCCGTTGAGCCCGGTCTCGCCGTTGTCGAGTGTGCCGTCGTTGTTGGCGTCGACCCACACGGTGTCGCCGAGGCTGAGGGGCTGGAAGACGCCGAAGTCGACGTTGAAGTTAGCGTTGCCGACTCCGGTGGGTCCGGTGTCCGGGTTGGAGCCTGGGGCGCTCAGGGTGACGGGCGCGCTGGTAATGGTCGTGGCAGACGTCTGGGTGCCGTGGTCGGTGTTGTTGGTGGCGTCGGTGAAGGTGGCTGACCCGGGTTCAAAGGGGCCGGCCGGGGAGCCGTTGGTACCGGTGCTGGAAATGTACCCGGCGGGCGGGGTGATCTGGACCTCGTAAGTGCCGGGCAGCAGGTTGTCGAATTCGTAGTGTCCGGCGGAGTCGGTGGTGGTGGTGACCGGGTTACCGGCGACCAGGATGGGATTGCCGTTGCCGTCGAGGAGTGCGACGGTGACGCCCGGGAGTCCGACCTCGCTAGCATCGAAGCTGCCGTCGTTGTTGGTGTCGTTCCACACGAAGTTGCCGAGCGACAGCAGCGGTTCAAAGCCGGCGTCGAGAGTGTGGTCGTCCTGACCGGCGGTGCCGAGGGTCACCGTGTTCGCGCTCGCGGTCGCTTCAATAAAGTCGGTGGTGCTGTTCAGCACGCCGTTCGAGTCGCGGGCGGCCCCGTTCGCGGTTGAGTCGTTAAACGGCGTGGTCGGAGTCAGTCCGGCCAGTGCCGTTTGCTGATTAGCCCCGGTGGCATTTTGGATCTGGATTTGGTACGTGCTGCCGGCCGTGAGCGGCAAGGCATAGATGGCGCTCGACGTGCTGGAGCGGGTGGTGTCATTGCTGAAGTAGTAGTCGCCGTTCGCGTCGGTGGTCGCGGTGGCGATCGGGTTCGTCCCGGCCGCGTTGTACAGTATCACCTTGACGCCGGCGATGCCCGGCTCGCCCGCGTCCTGGATGCCGTTTCCGTTGGTGTCTTTCCAGACCCGGTTGCCGATTTCGATCGGGGCGGGTGTGGTCAGGATCGTGAGCCCACCGATCCCGTTGGCCTTGCCGAAATTAGTATCATGATTGGTATTTTGGCCATACAGCTGATAGGCCTTGTCGATTTTTCCGGTCGAAAGGTTGTTAAATCTTATACCGCCCGTCTGGAATGTTCCCGTGTAGAACGGGTCGAAGTTGTTATCGACGACGTCCGGGAATCCGGGCATCTCGGCCACGGCACCACCGTCGACGTAGCCGTGGCCGCCGGTAGGGTCATAGTCTTGTTCAAAGAACTGGCCACCACCGGGACCGAACCCGGTTCCCGAACTGTAGCCGTTTTCTCCGGCAACGGGGCCCTTCCCGTTGTTTTCCAGTGTCCATCCGCTGGCAACATTACCAGGCGTATTAATAAACGCCTGCAAGGTTTCGCCGGCGGGGTATGTTTCGTAGGTCGTAGTTTGAGAAGCAACAGCAGGGTTGACCGGCGTGAAGTCGCCGCCTTGGTCACCCGACCGGTCCCGGAAGCCCAGGGTCATATTTCCGTTCGCGTCGAACGCGATGCCGGTTAACATTGGTTGGGGGTACGAGAAACCCGAAGTGGTGATGTCATTTTTGTAAGTCGGCGTCCAAGGATTCCAGTTAGCGGTACCGGCGTTCTCGAACCGGGCCGCCTCGTCCCGGTTGTAGTTCATGTTCGCGATGCTGAACACGGGGCTAGTACCGAACTGAAGTGTCGTCGGGTTCAACTGGTAGACGTAGGCGTGCAGTTTGGTCGGATCCCCCGCGACGGTCCCGCCGTTAGTCGTGCTTTCCGCGCTATTTATGATGCCGATGTAGACTTCGCCGTTGTAATAGGTAACTGCGAAGGGTTGAAGGTCGCCGTCCGGATTGTTGGCAGTTGCCCCCGTCGCATTATCATTCACCGACGTTCCCGCATTTACTTTCGCCACAGTCGGGATCGGTACGATCTTGATATCGGCGGGGGTAACCGGCCGGCCGAGGTTCAGTGGGATGACGTAAAGCGAACGGTTAGCCAAGTTCATCGCGTACAGGGTGGATCCGTCGTCCGAAACGGCTACCCCGCCTAGCCCCGTCTTACCGACCGCGTCCCAGCTGGTGTAGTCATCTCCGGTGTAAGGATCGACGTAGGCACCCGCGGTGAAGAGACTGTCGTCAAAGTACGGCGAACTGCCCGCCGGTGTGGTGGATGTGTCGTGCGTGTATGCGGCGCGGAAGTCGGCCCCGGTCGTATTTGCACCGAGTAGCTGGTTGAGGTTAACGAGCAGCGAAACCGAATTTGTCGCCGGGTTAATGGCGTAAATCGAGCCGCTTCCCGAGTACCCGTCAACAGTCGGGCCGTAGCCCGCGTGGAGTTTGGTGTAGGCGGCGGCGTACACGATGCCCGTCTGTCGACTCGAAGCCAACCCGAAGATCGACCCGACCTGGGACGCGGTGGCGAGCGTTGTGGGCGTCGGGTCGGCCGGGTTGGCCGGGTTAGTGCTGCTGTCGCCCGCGGCGTAGGGGAACGATTGAATGACCGCGCTGGATTGGTTCGGTCCGTTTACCTGGTCGCCGTATGTGAACTGGCTGCTGACGATGGTCGGGTTGTTGACGCTGTAGCTGTTTGGCTGGACGAGCCCGACGTCCACGCCCGTGGCCCCGCCGGCGACGAACTGGACGGTGGTTCCCGAGTTCGGTCCTTGCGGGCCGGCCTGGAATCCGGCCGGCAAGTTTGTGAATTCGACCCGGTAAATAGTACCGGAGACGATCGAGCCCGAATTCAGGGTGTACGTCCCGTCGGACGCGGTGGTGGTATTCGCGACGGCGGTGTTTGCGGCGTTGTAAGCCGTGACCGTGAGCCCACTCACGCCCACGTCCACGGCCGTTCCGATGGTCCCGGCGCCGCTGTTCGCGAGCGTAACGCCCGTGTCGAACGTGCCGTTGGCGTTGAAATCCTCGAACGCCAGGCCAGCGATTGTGGCCGGCACCAACCGATCCTCCAGGCACTTCAGGGTCAGCTCGTGCTGGCGGGTCCGCCGGCGGCGGATCGTCCGCTGGCGGCGGGGGGAGAACAGCGAACGGATCCAGTTGGGCCAGAATTTGGGCGATTTCATGGAAGTAATCTCTTTTTGTAAAATGGACTTTTGCTGTTAAAAACAAAAAATAATTATTGATTCTTCCGGATAAAGCCTGAATGGCTGTTGAAGTACTTACAAATCAATGGATTTCGCCTTTCTCACGGAAAGGCGATTCTGAGACTGCTCTTCTTTAAGAGAACAGGAGGAGCAGCGCCGACCCGCCATGTCAGGTCAAGGATTACCATTTATGCTTATAAAACCCAATCGCTACATTACTCGGACACGTTCGACTGCTACTGGTTGTGCCATTTAACTGCTTCAATTTTGGTTTCTGTGTTGCGAAAAACGGATCCGTTGAAATCGGCTGTATCTTCAGCCGAAACGCGCAGAGTCATTCGCCCCGAATTGTTCAACCGGTATATTGCACGATGATGCGAGTTGAAACAGTGGGCGATTCACTCGGTAAATTCCGGTCAATACAATGGGATTATTGTACAGGTTGAATTTCTTGCCAAGTTACTGTTTGCTGGCAATCGTGTCCCTCTTTATTGACCTGTTTTGCGAGTCACTTCAGGTCGTTCTCGATTCGGCTCTCGTAACGGTAGGACAGAAATGGCTATTGGCATCAGATTTTGTGGGAATTTATTGTGACGAACTGTTAACATTCCTGCATCGTATCGGCGGGCAGAGTTACTAAAAGCTTACAAACCGACGGAATTTCAGACACTTTGAATAAAGCACATCGGCATAAATACGCGCAGAAGTGCGCAGAAATTGACGCGGCTTTTAGGCCGGAAGAACAAATCGAGCAATCGAAGGGTGTCGGCATTGTTGACACTTTGGTATGCGATGGGTGATAAGTGGTCGCTCATCGCGGCAGTTTCTTTGTGGGTGTAATTTTTATATGTGACGAATAATTTCTCGATCTTCTATTAAATGCGCATCGAATTGATTACTGATCATCACACTGTTCGCATGGGTCAAGCTCGCTATATGTAGGAATTGTGTAATGAGCCAGAACCGAAAGAGAGAGACTGTTCACAGACAGGTAATTTAGTCCGTTTCGAACGAGTTGTTTGTCGGCGGTCGGTGCGGAAATATGGAATGTAGACTTCTAACGACGTCGAGTGCTGTCGGGTCGATCTTTGAGATGTGTTGATTCGCCCGGCGTCGGGGTGGACGTCGCCGAGCGAATCATAAATGCGGATAGGGTGATGTCGGTTACGATCGCCGGCAGGAATTTCGCGGTATTACTTCCCGGTCATGACCCATTTTTTCCAGCCGGCTTCCAGGTCGTCGGCTTTCCAGTCGGCGGCTGTGAAGGCGGTGTCGACGCCTGGGGTGGTGCCGTTTTCGTCGGGCTTGAATGCGCCGAGGAACAACGGGAATTTGTCCGCGACGGGGCCGAACGCGAGGTATTCGGCGAAACTCGACGCGACGAGTTCCCGGTCCGGCGACGCACTGTCGCCCCACACCCAGGACGGCTTGAACGGCTCACCGCGCGTCTTGTTATAAAGCGCACGCACCTTCGATTTGAACGCGGCGAGTTTCGCGGCGTCCGACCGGGCCAGCGTGGCCCGACCGAATCCCGTTTGCAGCCATTCGGGCAGGTTCGTCGTCGCGGTCGTACCGGCTTTCTTGTTTAACAACGCGCCCGCCACCAGAACCGCTGCCTCGGTCGAAATGGCTACATCGCTCGGCTTGTCGCCCTGCACGATCCCGTCCAGGATGTAAGGCGCGTCCGCCCTGAGCCCGAAGCGATAGGTCTCTCTGCCCTGGGGCACCTGTCTAAGAGCATCGAGAAGAAACGTCTTGTATTTCTTCTGATCGGTAATCACGTAAATCGAGAGTTTCCCGCCCCAGACGTTCGACGGCGGGTCGAACGTGAGGGCTTTCGCACCGGTGTCGTGAACCTTTTGCAGCGCGGCCCCGAGGGACTTGGCTTTGTCCTCGGGTAACGAGGCGAAGACCAACAGGTCGGCCGTCTCCGCGCTAGCCATTTTGAGGTTCGCGGCTTTGAGGTTGTCGGCCGCGGTTTCTTTCTGCTTTTTCACCGCGTCGGCCCGGTCGTCCGCGAAGGCTCCGGCGGCCGAAAGCCCCGCAACGAGAACGAGGGCTGGGAAAAGGCGGGCGGCGGGCATGCGCGGGCTCCTGGTGAATTTGCGTAGAGTATAGAACGCTTTGCGTTGGCGAATTCGGGCCGACTCGGACATAGTAATTCAACGCCCGCCCGCCGTCACGCATCATCCGCCGAGGCTGCAGATGTCACCCCGCTTGCCCCGTTTACTTCTCACGGCGGTCGCCCTTTCGGCACTGGCCGCAGCCGGCAGCCGGGCCGCCGAACCGACGCCCAAGGGTAAGCCGAACAAGCTGGCGCGGGAAGTCAGTCCGTACCTCCTGCAGCACGCCCACAACCCGGTCGACTGGCACCCGTGGGGGGCGGAAGCATTCGAGAAGGCGAAGAAAGAAGGGAAACTCGTGTTCCTTTCGATCGGCTACAGTTCGTGTCACTGGTGCCACGTCATGGAGAGGGAGTCGTTCTCCGTGCCGGCCGTTGCCGAAATTTTGAACGCGAATTTCGTCTGTATCAAGGTCGACCGGGAGGAACGGCCGGACGTGGACGAGGTGTACATGACCGCGCTTCAGCAAACTGGCGTGGGCGGCGGGTGGCCGCTCTCGATGTTTCTGACGCCGGAGGGCAAGCCGATCTTTGGCGGCACCTATTGGCCGCCCGAGGACCGCGTCATTGAGGGCCAAACCGTCCAGGGGTTCAAGTCGACGCTCAAGCGTGTCGTGGAACTGAACAAGGAGAAGCACAAGGAACTCTTCGCCCAGGCGGACTCGATCGCCGAAATGACGGTCAAAGCCCTCGACCGCAACACCACCGTGCTGCCCGTCAAACTCGACCGAGAACTTGTCGCCTCCGCGGTCAATTCGTTCGACATGGACCCCGTTCACGGCGGCTTCGGTCTGAAATATCGGGACTACAAGGGGACCAAGTTCCCCCGCGTGCCGGCGCTGGGGTTGCTTCTTCGGGAGGGCCGGAAAGACGAGTTTTCCGCCGTCGGAAAGCTCGTCGCGCTGACATTAGATCAGATGGCCGCGGGCGGGATTTACGACCACATCGGCGGGGGCTTCCACCGCTACAGCACCGAGCGGACCTGGACCGTGCCGCACTTCGAGAAGATGCTGTACGACAACGCCCAACTCGTCGAACTCTATTCGGTGGCTTACAAGCTCACGCCCAAGCCGGCGCACAAGCGGGTCATCGAGGAGACGCTGGAGTTTGTCGAGCGGGAATTGACATCGCCGGAGGGCGCGTTTTATTCCGCGCTCGACGCGGACAGCAACGGCCACGAGGGCGAGTTTTACGTCTGGACCGCGAAGGAGATCGACGACGTCCTCGGGGCGGGCGACGACGCGACGCTATTTAAGCTCGTATACGGCGTAGAAAAGCCGAATTTCGAGGAGAAGTATTCGATTCTTCGTCTCTCCAAGCCGCTCGCCGAGTCCGCGAAGGAACGCAAAGTCACCGAAGACGAACTTCTTACGAAGCTGGCCCCGATGAAGGCCAAACTGCTGGCCGCGCGGGCCAAGCGCGTCCGCCCGTTCCGGGACACCAAGATCCTGACCGGGTGGAACGGCCAGATGATCGCCGGGTACGCCCGCGCGGGTGGATCGCTCGGCGAGACGAAGTATGTGCGGGCGGCCGAGAAAGCCGCGGACTTTCTGTTGAGCTACATGCGAACGAAGGACGGCCGATTGTTCCGCATCTACGCCGCCCAGCCGGGCGCGAAAGCCGAAGCCCGCCAACCCGCGTTTCTGGAAGATTACGCTTACCTGACGCACGGCCTGTTGACGCTCCATGAGGTGACGGGTGACGCCAGGTGGCTCACCGCTGCTCGGGAAGTGACCGATCAGATGTTAAAATGGCACGCCGACGAAGCCCGGGGCGGGTTTTACATCACCGCGAACGACGCCGAAAAACTGTTCGCCCGCGGGAAAGATTCCTACGACGGGGCTCAACCCTCAGGGAACGGCACGGCGATTCGGAATTTGGTGCGATTAGCGGCACTCACAAAGGACGAAAAGTACAAGACGGCAGCCGAGAAAGCGTTGACCATCTTCGCGCCGGTATTGAAGGCCAACCCCCATTCCGCGCCGCTGACTGCCGAGGCGCTCTCGCTATGGTTGGAAGGGAGATAATCTGGGGCTTTTGGTGGGAGAGGATTCCCTTTCGCCGGTGCCGGGCTTGATCAACTTCGGCAAAGTTGCCATATCGGCCGGCACCACAAACCCGCCCGGTCCCGATTCTTGCCGACCCGTACAATAGTCGAACATACCGCTCTGAGACACCCACATGGATTCGCTCGATACCCCGCCCGCTCCCGCCATCGATCCGGCGATTTACGACAGACTTCGGGCTTCGCTCGAAACGTCCGGTCCCCTCGTCGCGGTCGATCGACTTTGTGACGAACTCCGCAAGGCCGAAGATTTCCAAAATCTGTTCTACGCCCGACTGATGCGTAAACGGATCGAACTCGGCCTTTCGCCGTTTCCGACCGGACCGTCCACCGAACTGCCGCCGGAGACGCACGAGGCTTACGAGAACACGATCCGCGAGGCCGGTCGAGAGATCGGGCACATCTACCTGGAACGCCGGGACATCCCGAAAGCGTGGGTTTTCTTCCGAATGCTCGGCGAACCCGGGCCGGTGAAGGAGGCCCTGGCGAAATACCAACCCGGCCCGGACGACGACGCCTATCCGGTGGTCGAAGTCGCCTGGCAGCACGCGGTTTTGCCGGAGAAGGGCTTCGACATCATCCTCGACCGGCACGGCGTCTGCTCGGCCATCACCATGGTCCACTCGGCAGACCTCTCGCAGAACCCGGCCGTTCGCGAATACTGCGTCAAGCGGCTCGTACGGGCACTACACGAACAGCTTTTGGAACGACTCCGCGGCGACTTGGAAGCGCGGGGGACGCCGGCGGCCACGGACGCGACGATCCCGCAAATACTCGCCGTCCACCCGGACATCTGCGCCGACGACGCCTACCACATTGACGTCTCGCACCTGTCCTCGGTCGTGCAACTGGCGATCCAGCTTTCCAGGTGCCCCGAACTGGAATTGGCCCGGGATTTGTGTGAATACGGCGTCAAGCTCTCGCCGGGGCTCCGCGGCAACAACGACCCGCCGTTCGAGGACACCTACGTCGACTATCTCAAGTTCCTCGACGTGTTGACGGGTCGAGATGTTGAGGGCGGACTCGCGCATTTTCGCGACAAGTTGCCGAAAGCAGCTGAAGAAGGGTATCAGTTTCCGGCCGAGGTGATGGTGAACTTGCTGTTGAAGGCGGACCGACTCCGCGAGGCCCTTCAGGTGGCCCGGGAATATCTGCCCAACGCCGACGAGCGGCAAATGAGCTGCCCGGGTGTGACGGAACTCGCCCGCCGGGCTGGAGATTTTGACGCATTGGCTGACGCGGCCAGGACAAAAGCCGACCCGGTCAATTACCTGGCCGGCCTCATCGCCGCTCACGCCGTCCCTTATAAGCTTTAACAAAATTTCAGGCTTTGTCTGTTATTTTCAAAGTGTGACTTCGCCCGACGGGGTCAAGACTGTGAGAAGGAATGGGCGTAAAAAATGAACTAACCGGAATTCTCGTGCCGACCGTATCAGTCGGCCGAAACATGATCTACCCTAGACTTCTACCCAGATTTCCTTCCGTCCTTCACCAAACCCGCGGGTATAATGTCTTTGTCGACAAGGAACACCGGCCGCGAACCCGTTCGGGGCGGGTGTTGTCAATGTTTTTCGTCTGTGGCCATTTAGTTTGCCACACGTAGAATTTTTCGCCTACCGATCATTTTGCGCCGGAACTGCGGTCGGTGGCCCCTGCGACATCCGATAACTACCGT encodes the following:
- a CDS encoding SdrD B-like domain-containing protein is translated as MWVDANNDGTLDNGETGLPGVTVTLLDGNGNPILDQNNSPITTTTNASGQYLFTDLVPGSYEVRITPPAGYVSSTGTNGS
- a CDS encoding SdrD B-like domain-containing protein translates to MATPPGLRRLQPLSLGDTVWVDANNDGTLDGETGLNGVTVVLFSGATPVATTTTAGNGNYLFTDLIPGTYTVQITPPCRVRVQHRHQRPRPGRTSQPPGSGSPTRPTAPTTAPRRPPPPAPAAPSPSPRPVPTRTPQATPT
- a CDS encoding SdrD B-like domain-containing protein, yielding MKSPKFWPNWIRSLFSPRRQRTIRRRRTRQHELTLKCLEDRLVPATIAGLAFEDFNANGTFDTGVTLANSGAGTIGTAVDVGVSGLTVTAYNAANTAVANTTTASDGTYTLNSGSIVSGTIYRVEFTNLPAGFQAGPQGPNSGTTVQFVAGGATGVDVGLVQPNSYSVNNPTIVSSQFTYGDQVNGPNQSSAVIQSFPYAAGDSSTNPANPADPTPTTLATASQVGSIFGLASSRQTGIVYAAAYTKLHAGYGPTVDGYSGSGSIYAINPATNSVSLLVNLNQLLGANTTGADFRAAYTHDTSTTPAGSSPYFDDSLFTAGAYVDPYTGDDYTSWDAVGKTGLGGVAVSDDGSTLYAMNLANRSLYVIPLNLGRPVTPADIKIVPIPTVAKVNAGTSVNDNATGATANNPDGDLQPFAVTYYNGEVYIGIINSAESTTNGGTVAGDPTKLHAYVYQLNPTTLQFGTSPVFSIANMNYNRDEAARFENAGTANWNPWTPTYKNDITTSGFSYPQPMLTGIAFDANGNMTLGFRDRSGDQGGDFTPVNPAVASQTTTYETYPAGETLQAFINTPGNVASGWTLENNGKGPVAGENGYSSGTGFGPGGGQFFEQDYDPTGGHGYVDGGAVAEMPGFPDVVDNNFDPFYTGTFQTGGIRFNNLSTGKIDKAYQLYGQNTNHDTNFGKANGIGGLTILTTPAPIEIGNRVWKDTNGNGIQDAGEPGIAGVKVILYNAAGTNPIATATTDANGDYYFSNDTTRSSTSSAIYALPLTAGSTYQIQIQNATGANQQTALAGLTPTTPFNDSTANGAARDSNGVLNSTTDFIEATASANTVTLGTAGQDDHTLDAGFEPLLSLGNFVWNDTNNDGSFDASEVGLPGVTVALLDGNGNPILVAGNPVTTTTDSAGHYEFDNLLPGTYEVQITPPAGYISSTGTNGSPAGPFEPGSATFTDATNNTDHGTQTSATTITSAPVTLSAPGSNPDTGPTGVGNANFNVDFGVFQPLSLGDTVWVDANNDGTLDNGETGLNGVTVVLFSGATPVATTTTAGNGNYLFTDLIPGTYTVQITPPAGYVSSTGTNGSPTGPYEPATGVGFTDPTNSTDHGTTAGATITSAAVTLAAPGTAGNPDPGTGGANTANLNVDFGVSPLSLGDTVWVDANNDGTLDNGEDGLNGSPSSSTAATPVATTTTNARAGTVHRPHPGSTSIPAANRPPASPDRSSTGTTAARPDRSSPARSGPVGPRTTGRPSRAAVTGPVVTLASGPSRPRGPDPGRQPQPGHRRR
- a CDS encoding thioredoxin domain-containing protein, producing the protein MSPRLPRLLLTAVALSALAAAGSRAAEPTPKGKPNKLAREVSPYLLQHAHNPVDWHPWGAEAFEKAKKEGKLVFLSIGYSSCHWCHVMERESFSVPAVAEILNANFVCIKVDREERPDVDEVYMTALQQTGVGGGWPLSMFLTPEGKPIFGGTYWPPEDRVIEGQTVQGFKSTLKRVVELNKEKHKELFAQADSIAEMTVKALDRNTTVLPVKLDRELVASAVNSFDMDPVHGGFGLKYRDYKGTKFPRVPALGLLLREGRKDEFSAVGKLVALTLDQMAAGGIYDHIGGGFHRYSTERTWTVPHFEKMLYDNAQLVELYSVAYKLTPKPAHKRVIEETLEFVERELTSPEGAFYSALDADSNGHEGEFYVWTAKEIDDVLGAGDDATLFKLVYGVEKPNFEEKYSILRLSKPLAESAKERKVTEDELLTKLAPMKAKLLAARAKRVRPFRDTKILTGWNGQMIAGYARAGGSLGETKYVRAAEKAADFLLSYMRTKDGRLFRIYAAQPGAKAEARQPAFLEDYAYLTHGLLTLHEVTGDARWLTAAREVTDQMLKWHADEARGGFYITANDAEKLFARGKDSYDGAQPSGNGTAIRNLVRLAALTKDEKYKTAAEKALTIFAPVLKANPHSAPLTAEALSLWLEGR